The genomic stretch ACAGATTTTGGAAGAGTTTGGTCTATCAGGATCTCGGAGCCTGTTTTCTCGATAATCTGTGCAGGTGCAGGCTTTCCTTCCGGCCCTAGCAGCAATATCTCCTCGTTTTCTCTGTAGAGAGAGATCACAATCTCGGCGATCCCTCCTCGTTTCTCGAGGGAAGGATTGAAAAGCAAAATTCCTGGGTAGCATTCAGGCTCGCGAGTGCTTTCTTTTTCAATCGACGAAAGGTCGCCGGAGTTCTTTGCAGATTTTCCGACGATCTGTGCTTCTAGCACGTCCGCTTTCCGGAGTGCTTCTCGAGACAGTGCCTCCATCCCTTTATCCATAGTCGCCTTGGCGATCTGGTGTGCTTGCAAAAAGCGCGCTCGAACCTCCTCGGTTACCTCGTCAACCGAGCATGCGCAGATCGAGTCGTGAGCAGAGTTCTGAATGAGGAAATCCCAAGCAAGGTCGAGGTAGCGCCGGGAGACGTGGGGTGCGTAGAGGGCGAGAAGTGGCTCAGAGTATCTGGTCAGAATGTCCTCGGTTTCTGCCGCCAGCCGTCTTATATCGACTCGGTTTGATACTACCCCCATTAGCAAGTTTACCCTCGCTCCCGAGCGGAACTCACCGTTCCAAGACTGATAGGTCGCCGAAGGAAGTTCGGCGAAGTAATCGCCGAGCGAGCAGATCCGAAGCTGTGCAGTTTGACTGAAGAGTTCGGATGCTTTGTGAATCGCTGCTGGAAGCTCAGGCTGAGGCGGAGCATGGTCGGTCCCATTCATTATTAGGTACTTGCCCCCTGCATCGAACGCGTCGAGCTCGAGTGCGAGGTGTTCGAGCCTGGTCTTTAAGGCTTCCGGAGCGGAGGGTAGGTATGCTCCGTTCGAATAAGAAGTCGCCAGATAGGCGGTGCGCACGGCGCTGCCATCGGGGGATTCCCATCGGAACACCGTTTTATTGATAGCAGAAGGAACTCCTCGCCAAACCACGGCGTCGCCTATCCCTGCTCTTGCAAGAATCTGGGGCATCTGGCTTATGTGGCCGAACATGTCAGGAAGATACGCGATTCTCGAACAACCCCCTAGGCTCTCGGCTACTTCCATCCCTTTGGTCAGGTTTCTGATGATGGTTTCGCCAGAAACCAAGAACTCATCCATAAGAATGTGAAACGGTCCGGTCGCGATCCGCCCCGAAGAGATAGCCGCCTCTAGGCGACCACGATTTTCTGGCCTTATCTCTAAGTAGTCGAGTGCTGCTGCGGTCTGACCATCGAGTAGGAAATGGGCGAATCGATGGTCTCGATCTAGGATGTCGAGGAGTTCATCCACTACGTCGACCAGACGACTTCTAAATACTTGGAAGGGCAGGTACCACTCTCGATCCCAGTGGGTGTGTGGAACGATGTAAAACTTTGATGGGTCGCCCATTACGACGGTCCTCCTCTTCGACATAGTCTTTTGGCAGGCAATGATGTGATCTTCGACATTAGTCGCGATTTTCCCGTTTGTACACAATCGATTGACACCGCTCAGAGAGACTTCGAGCATCGAAAGCTGCATCATGCCGCATAAGATTGAGCATAGCGATCAGCGCTTGTAGGAGAAAGCTCAGCAGAGGGCGCTCACGGTGGCTATCGACATCAGTTGCAGGAAGCGAGAGTAGTGAAAGTCAAAGAGCTAGGCCACATAGTTTTATATGCAAGAGGCATAGACCGGTCCCGTCACTTTTACAGAGATTTACTCGGGTGGGACGAAGTCGGCGAAGCGTTTGGGGGACGGGCGGTTGCCTTTTCTTCTGGAAGAACTCACCACGAACTGTTACATATCGAGGTAGACGAGGATGCCTCACCGATTCCAACTCCGCCGCGCCTCGGCTTGTATCACTTTGGCCTCAAAGTAGGGGAAAGTGACGCAGAACTTGCAGAGGCCGTAAGGGAGCTGCGTAGTGCCGGAGTTCGAATCAATGGGATGTCTGACCACACAGTAACTCACAGTGTTTACATCGAGGATCCTGACGGCTCTGGCCATCCATGGAACCAAGGAGGAGGACATGAAAATTGCTGTCGCATCCGACGAAAAAACGCCACTAACTGAATTCGTCGTAGAGGAGCTGCGCAAGCGGGGTCACGAGGTCATCCTCATTGGTCCGTTGGGTGGTGAGGATGCGAGGTGGGCGGACGCGGGCCTCGAGCTCGGCAGGATTGTCTCCGAAGGAAAAGCCCAATTGGGGGTGGGCTTCTGCTGGACGGGGACCGGGATGTCGATCGCCGCAAACAAGGTTCCCGGTGTGCGGGCGGCTCTGTGTTTCGATAAGCAGACCTCCGAGGGCGCACGCCGCTGGAACGATGCCAATGTCTTGGTAATGAGCTTGCGAGCGACCTCGCTGGAGGTGGCACGAGAAATGCTCGATGCATTTTTGAACACAAAGCCTGACCCCGGTGAGGCAGATCAAATCAAAAAAGTTTCATAGGATTTCGCCGTAAAGCTTCCGCTTCATATGACTTCGACATTTGGGTTACATTCGGGTAAGCGCTAGGGGATGCTTCGCGCTAATCCAGCGCAGCCCTTGTGCGCACGGTTACTATCTATTGGTTCTCGAGATGTGCCAACTGTGTTGGAGGCTGGCGACGACAGA from Acidimicrobiia bacterium encodes the following:
- a CDS encoding glyoxalase, coding for MKVKELGHIVLYARGIDRSRHFYRDLLGWDEVGEAFGGRAVAFSSGRTHHELLHIEVDEDASPIPTPPRLGLYHFGLKVGESDAELAEAVRELRSAGVRINGMSDHTVTHSVYIEDPDGSGHPWNQGGGHENCCRIRRKNATN
- a CDS encoding galactose isomerase, producing the protein MKIAVASDEKTPLTEFVVEELRKRGHEVILIGPLGGEDARWADAGLELGRIVSEGKAQLGVGFCWTGTGMSIAANKVPGVRAALCFDKQTSEGARRWNDANVLVMSLRATSLEVAREMLDAFLNTKPDPGEADQIKKVS